In a single window of the Leptospira barantonii genome:
- a CDS encoding TIGR00266 family protein: MKHEILLKPDFPIVQVQLENGEAIRAESGAMVAMSPTVKMATKAEGGIWASAKRALLSGESFFQNTFKAEGGTGTLFLTSATQGDIEYRKMNGEELILSRGAYVAGSESLAIDSKWGGFKGFFSGEGLFFLKVSGSGDLFFSSFGAIHTIDVKGEYVVDTGHIVGFEGTLNYTIQKVGGLKSLFLSGEGLVAVFSGNGKLYIQSRNQNAFAGWANQWRRVERSSSSS; this comes from the coding sequence GTGAAACATGAAATATTATTAAAACCTGATTTTCCAATCGTTCAAGTTCAATTGGAAAATGGAGAAGCGATCCGAGCCGAATCCGGCGCGATGGTCGCCATGAGTCCGACTGTGAAGATGGCTACGAAGGCCGAAGGAGGAATCTGGGCTTCTGCCAAACGCGCGTTACTCAGCGGGGAATCTTTTTTTCAAAACACATTCAAAGCGGAAGGCGGCACGGGAACCCTCTTTTTGACAAGCGCTACCCAAGGTGATATCGAATACCGCAAGATGAACGGGGAAGAATTGATTCTAAGCCGAGGCGCGTACGTAGCCGGATCGGAGTCGCTCGCCATCGATAGTAAGTGGGGAGGATTCAAAGGATTCTTTTCCGGAGAAGGATTGTTCTTTTTGAAAGTAAGCGGGAGCGGAGACCTTTTCTTTTCCAGCTTCGGTGCGATTCATACGATCGACGTCAAGGGTGAATACGTCGTGGACACGGGTCATATCGTGGGTTTCGAAGGGACCTTGAATTATACGATTCAAAAAGTAGGCGGTCTTAAATCTCTCTTTTTAAGCGGTGAAGGTTTGGTCGCGGTTTTTTCGGGCAACGGCAAATTGTATATCCAGTCCAGAAACCAAAACGCGTTTGCGGGTTGGGCAAACCAGTGGAGAAGGGTGGAACGTTCCTCTTCCTCCAGCTGA
- a CDS encoding TIGR00266 family protein yields the protein MNYEIIHKPSYSFLKVKLSPGQTIKAEAGAMVYMTPGVDVETKMGSGFLSAVSRRFFGGESFFFNIFKAPSAGAEIGLAPELPGDVVGVDLTDTGLIVEAGAYLASDETITMKPKFGGIRSFFGGEGVFLLEILGKGKLFLNAYGGILPIDVQGSYTIDTGHVVAFDKTLQYRIAKAGGSWKSTLFGGEGLVMEFTGHGKVLIQTRVPSGFLSWLTGLLPQ from the coding sequence ATGAATTACGAGATCATTCACAAACCTTCGTATTCTTTTCTTAAAGTAAAACTATCTCCGGGTCAAACGATCAAAGCCGAAGCCGGTGCGATGGTTTATATGACTCCGGGAGTGGACGTCGAAACCAAAATGGGAAGCGGATTTCTTTCCGCAGTCTCCAGAAGATTTTTCGGAGGAGAATCCTTCTTCTTCAATATCTTCAAAGCGCCTTCTGCGGGTGCGGAGATCGGACTCGCGCCGGAACTTCCCGGTGACGTAGTCGGTGTCGATCTTACGGACACGGGTTTGATCGTAGAAGCGGGAGCGTATCTCGCGTCCGACGAAACGATCACCATGAAACCGAAGTTTGGTGGAATCCGTTCTTTCTTCGGGGGAGAAGGTGTTTTCTTACTGGAGATTCTCGGCAAGGGAAAACTTTTTTTAAACGCGTACGGTGGAATTCTTCCCATAGACGTTCAAGGATCGTATACGATCGACACGGGTCACGTGGTCGCATTCGATAAAACCCTTCAGTATAGAATCGCAAAGGCCGGAGGAAGTTGGAAGTCCACTCTGTTCGGCGGAGAAGGGCTCGTGATGGAATTCACGGGTCACGGAAAAGTATTGATCCAAACGAGAGTTCCGTCCGGATTTTTGTCCTGGCTTACCGGACTGCTTCCTCAATAA
- the ptsP gene encoding phosphoenolpyruvate--protein phosphotransferase: protein MIPSKRTVFPGITAFPGKLYGKVLKTGKKRNTILTGTYVHETEKEEELEKFHIALEESLHSLRILITSVEASGPDHKEVQEILETQAMICSDPSLATSVRKRISEFGENAILAVQNVTHEISEKFRAMENEFFRERVDHFQDVSNRLIEFLAGKKEEDSFLSGLKEDLILVARELTPSQMILMDKTRIRGIATDLGGKTGHMAILARNYGIPTIVGLKDFSSNVRDNEFIFLDAESGSAVRFPTLEEVKYYGFSSSYPVDEGETKKVRAVSKDGIRVRIKCNLETELDCEQAIKFGAEGVGLFRSESLFLKYQDSNVSGEEQFRAYKAIAEGMEDKQVTIRTFDIGADKFSTGEPEENPFLGNRGIRYSLSNPEWFSEQLTAILRASAYGNVSILLPMITGPAEIVKTRALLEECKRKLNAKKEKYNKKIKIGVMIETPAAVSSLDLIAREADFFSVGTNDLLQYIMAVDRNNIHVSSLYNPYHIAFLRALLRIVEVSRDYDKPLSICGELASDTNFTIFLIGIGIRELSVSIPFLNPIRKIIRSISLHQAGTLVKKILELSEEENYENIEAFLFSKHLS, encoded by the coding sequence ATGATCCCCTCCAAACGTACAGTTTTTCCAGGAATCACAGCCTTTCCGGGGAAACTATACGGTAAGGTCCTCAAAACCGGAAAAAAAAGGAACACAATCCTCACCGGAACCTACGTCCACGAAACCGAAAAAGAAGAGGAACTCGAAAAGTTCCACATCGCTCTCGAAGAAAGTCTTCATAGTTTAAGAATTCTGATCACGTCCGTAGAAGCCTCCGGTCCCGATCACAAAGAAGTCCAAGAAATTTTAGAAACCCAGGCCATGATCTGTTCCGATCCGAGTCTTGCGACTTCGGTTCGAAAAAGAATCTCCGAATTCGGAGAGAACGCAATTCTCGCGGTTCAAAACGTAACCCATGAAATTTCCGAAAAATTCAGAGCGATGGAGAATGAATTCTTCCGTGAAAGAGTGGATCATTTCCAAGACGTTTCCAATCGATTGATCGAGTTTCTCGCGGGTAAAAAGGAAGAAGATTCTTTTCTTTCCGGTTTGAAAGAGGATCTGATTCTCGTGGCCAGAGAACTAACTCCTTCTCAGATGATTCTTATGGATAAGACAAGAATCCGCGGAATCGCAACAGATCTCGGCGGTAAAACCGGACACATGGCGATCCTCGCGAGGAACTATGGAATTCCGACCATCGTGGGTCTGAAGGATTTTTCTTCGAACGTACGGGACAACGAGTTTATCTTTTTGGATGCCGAATCCGGAAGTGCGGTTCGTTTTCCCACTTTGGAAGAAGTGAAATACTACGGATTCTCCTCTTCCTATCCGGTCGATGAAGGCGAAACCAAAAAGGTAAGAGCCGTAAGCAAGGACGGGATTCGAGTAAGAATCAAATGCAATCTGGAAACGGAACTCGACTGCGAACAGGCGATCAAGTTCGGTGCGGAAGGGGTCGGTCTTTTTAGAAGCGAGTCCTTATTCTTAAAATACCAAGACAGCAACGTTTCCGGGGAAGAACAATTCCGGGCATACAAAGCAATCGCGGAAGGAATGGAAGACAAACAGGTAACGATCCGAACATTCGATATCGGCGCGGATAAATTCTCCACCGGAGAACCGGAGGAAAATCCATTCTTAGGAAACCGAGGAATCCGTTATTCGCTTTCCAATCCGGAATGGTTCTCCGAACAACTAACAGCGATTTTGCGAGCATCCGCTTACGGAAACGTTAGTATTCTTTTACCGATGATTACGGGTCCGGCTGAAATCGTAAAAACGCGCGCGCTTTTGGAAGAATGCAAACGTAAACTCAACGCCAAAAAGGAAAAATACAACAAGAAGATCAAAATCGGAGTGATGATAGAAACTCCGGCGGCGGTTTCTTCCTTGGATCTGATCGCAAGGGAAGCCGATTTTTTTTCTGTGGGAACCAACGACCTTTTACAATACATCATGGCCGTGGATCGAAACAACATTCACGTTTCTTCGCTTTACAATCCGTATCATATCGCGTTTCTACGAGCGTTGCTCCGAATCGTGGAAGTTTCCAGAGATTACGATAAACCTCTGAGCATCTGTGGAGAACTCGCGTCGGATACGAATTTTACGATATTCTTAATCGGAATCGGCATTCGGGAACTTTCGGTTTCGATTCCGTTTTTGAATCCGATCCGAAAGATCATCCGTTCGATTTCCTTACATCAGGCAGGAACCTTGGTCAAAAAAATTCTCGAACTTTCCGAAGAGGAAAACTACGAGAACATCGAAGCGTTTTTATTCAGCAAACACTTGAGTTAA
- a CDS encoding SDR family oxidoreductase, with protein sequence MTHRNVFITGSNRGIGLEFTKQYMAKGDQVFALCRKSSSELTRLKPTRIFEGVDVLNSNSIQDLSAKLMDTKIDILINNAGILIPDNLQSLDEENVFTQFLVNALGPLKMVKALLPSLNANAKLIFLTSRMGSIGENSSGAYYGYRASKAALNAIAVSLAWDLKPKGISVGIFHPGMVATSMTGGQGIPTTESVEGLMERIESLNLNNSGKFFHQNGEELPW encoded by the coding sequence ATGACTCATAGAAACGTTTTTATTACGGGCTCCAACCGAGGAATCGGTTTGGAATTTACCAAACAATACATGGCCAAAGGCGATCAAGTTTTCGCATTGTGTAGAAAGTCTTCGAGCGAATTAACTCGATTGAAACCGACTCGGATTTTCGAGGGAGTGGATGTTTTGAATTCGAACTCGATCCAAGACTTATCCGCAAAACTTATGGATACGAAGATCGACATTCTCATCAACAACGCGGGGATTTTGATTCCGGACAATCTCCAAAGTTTGGACGAAGAAAACGTATTCACTCAATTCTTAGTAAACGCTTTGGGCCCGCTCAAAATGGTAAAGGCCTTGTTGCCTTCTTTGAACGCGAACGCAAAGTTGATCTTCTTAACCAGTAGAATGGGTTCGATCGGCGAGAATTCTTCCGGAGCTTATTACGGTTACAGAGCATCGAAGGCGGCCTTAAACGCGATCGCGGTCAGTTTGGCCTGGGACTTAAAACCCAAAGGAATCTCGGTTGGGATCTTTCATCCCGGAATGGTCGCGACTTCGATGACGGGAGGACAAGGAATTCCTACAACCGAAAGCGTTGAGGGTCTGATGGAAAGAATCGAATCCTTGAATCTAAACAACTCGGGTAAATTCTTTCATCAGAACGGGGAAGAATTGCCTTGGTAG
- a CDS encoding LIC11631 family protein: MAGIQKQIQKSSVFSPSGHGDLYALDNLYLSPLRENEIWDFSNVSRFSPENLGFLCMRSVLADQNESKISVQGFGHGFVRGLSKIEGFEDWDLFQTKGFIPKVIGKESPMKLSSNIHEILNPALASYEKELFEEWNPKGISIEGKFENKEILIAGAALPEDEKNLPKLLKDLIQVLSGTSGKFYLRTDKHSYLCLKKEKESLGPVFFQEKEKVWNSFVFLILEVENS, encoded by the coding sequence ATGGCCGGCATTCAGAAACAAATCCAAAAATCCTCCGTATTTTCGCCTTCGGGACACGGAGATTTATACGCTCTCGACAATCTCTATCTTTCACCGCTCAGAGAAAACGAGATCTGGGATTTTTCAAACGTAAGTCGGTTTTCTCCGGAGAACCTTGGATTTCTTTGTATGAGATCCGTTCTTGCGGACCAGAACGAAAGTAAAATATCGGTTCAAGGTTTTGGACACGGATTCGTAAGAGGACTTTCCAAAATAGAAGGTTTCGAGGACTGGGATCTGTTTCAAACAAAAGGGTTCATCCCGAAAGTAATCGGGAAAGAATCTCCGATGAAACTCAGTTCTAACATCCATGAAATTTTAAATCCCGCGCTTGCCAGTTACGAAAAGGAATTGTTCGAGGAATGGAACCCGAAAGGAATTTCCATCGAAGGAAAGTTCGAGAACAAGGAAATTCTGATCGCCGGCGCGGCGCTTCCCGAAGACGAAAAGAATCTTCCGAAACTTCTCAAGGATTTGATCCAGGTTCTTTCGGGAACTTCCGGAAAATTCTATCTCAGAACGGACAAACATTCGTATCTTTGTTTGAAAAAAGAAAAGGAAAGTTTAGGTCCGGTGTTCTTTCAAGAAAAGGAGAAGGTTTGGAATTCTTTCGTGTTCTTGATTTTGGAAGTCGAAAATTCTTAA
- a CDS encoding AMP-dependent synthetase/ligase yields MAENLAQLFRESAEKFRDLPAFFSKDSKKDYYPTTYGQLYEQGIQLAEALIELGVQQKQRVGLLADNRIEWIVADYGVILTGAADVPRGTDITDSEIVYILNHSEVEVVFIENDKMLEKFNRNKSQLNNVKTLIMMDPTSSAPGVLKMQDLIEKGKSLRAGGSKKAEERIAAIQPEDLFTLIYTSGTTGLPKGVMLKHSNMMHQVNNVSPMLKIKADARLLSILPIWHVFERVVEYVCIGLGAATYYTNVRDLRQDLATVKPTFMGSAPRLWENIYNGIYTRINDPAQTPALRRGLFKLAYFFSSKKNQAVRFLQGIEVDYTGRNPIGSLFYGILMFVQLLLTGPFTLTVLAGALGAYFAGTELYFLTSPLYTISGLAVLLNSFTLDKIVLAKIRAATGGQLKASISGGGALPRHVDEFFGNIGINVLEGYGMTETSPVISVRTFEKLIIGSVGVIVPKTRLQIRNDNNGVLTEIDETGNITQGKLGLKGVVFIKGPQVMKGYFKNEEATSKAITDGWMNTGDMGMINFKKTLTLTGRAKDTVVLLGGENVEPVPIENKLQESAYISQCMVIGQDQKNLGAIVVPDFEKLQEWAKENGVNEPSNEKLIENPKVYDLFRKEIKALNNTKNGFKSFEQVTPFILIAKPFEVGEELNNMMKMKRHVITEKYIDKIKKIYSTNQD; encoded by the coding sequence ATGGCGGAGAATTTAGCGCAGCTATTTCGCGAATCTGCGGAGAAATTTCGGGACCTACCGGCTTTCTTTTCCAAAGATTCTAAAAAGGATTATTACCCGACCACTTACGGTCAATTGTATGAGCAAGGGATTCAACTTGCGGAAGCTTTGATTGAATTGGGTGTTCAGCAAAAACAAAGAGTAGGTTTATTGGCTGATAACCGAATCGAATGGATCGTTGCGGATTACGGCGTGATTCTCACGGGAGCGGCTGACGTTCCTCGCGGAACCGATATTACGGATTCTGAAATCGTTTATATTCTCAATCACTCGGAAGTCGAAGTCGTTTTTATCGAAAACGATAAGATGCTCGAAAAGTTTAATAGAAACAAATCGCAGTTAAATAACGTAAAGACATTGATCATGATGGATCCTACAAGTTCGGCACCCGGTGTGTTGAAAATGCAGGACCTGATCGAAAAAGGAAAAAGTCTTCGTGCGGGCGGATCTAAAAAAGCGGAAGAAAGAATCGCCGCAATCCAACCGGAAGATCTTTTCACATTGATCTACACTTCCGGAACTACCGGACTTCCAAAAGGTGTTATGTTGAAACATTCCAACATGATGCACCAGGTAAACAACGTAAGCCCGATGCTTAAGATCAAAGCGGACGCTCGTCTTCTTTCCATTCTTCCGATTTGGCACGTGTTCGAAAGAGTTGTGGAATACGTTTGTATCGGACTCGGAGCGGCTACGTATTACACGAACGTTCGCGATCTTCGTCAGGATTTGGCGACCGTAAAACCTACGTTTATGGGTTCCGCTCCAAGACTTTGGGAAAACATCTATAACGGTATTTATACGAGAATCAACGATCCGGCTCAAACTCCGGCGCTTCGTAGAGGTCTTTTTAAACTCGCGTATTTCTTTTCCAGCAAGAAGAACCAAGCGGTTCGTTTTTTACAGGGAATCGAAGTCGACTATACCGGAAGAAATCCGATCGGATCCTTATTTTATGGAATTCTAATGTTCGTTCAACTTCTGTTGACCGGTCCGTTTACATTGACCGTTCTTGCGGGTGCGTTAGGCGCTTATTTCGCTGGAACCGAACTTTATTTTCTGACTTCTCCGCTTTATACGATTTCCGGTCTTGCGGTTCTTTTGAACAGCTTCACTTTGGATAAGATCGTTCTTGCGAAGATCAGAGCGGCAACGGGCGGGCAGTTGAAGGCATCCATCTCCGGTGGAGGAGCTCTTCCTAGACACGTTGACGAATTTTTCGGTAACATCGGAATCAACGTTCTCGAAGGTTACGGTATGACCGAAACTTCGCCGGTTATCTCCGTAAGAACTTTTGAAAAACTCATCATCGGTTCCGTGGGTGTGATCGTTCCGAAAACCAGACTTCAGATTCGTAACGATAACAACGGCGTATTGACCGAGATCGACGAAACCGGAAACATCACTCAGGGGAAACTCGGACTTAAGGGTGTGGTTTTTATCAAGGGCCCACAGGTCATGAAGGGTTATTTCAAAAACGAAGAAGCGACTTCCAAAGCGATCACCGACGGTTGGATGAACACCGGTGATATGGGGATGATCAACTTCAAAAAGACTCTGACTCTGACCGGTCGTGCGAAGGACACCGTAGTTCTTCTCGGCGGGGAAAACGTGGAGCCGGTCCCGATCGAAAACAAACTTCAAGAATCCGCTTACATCAGCCAGTGTATGGTGATTGGACAGGATCAGAAGAATTTAGGTGCGATCGTGGTTCCCGATTTCGAAAAACTCCAAGAATGGGCGAAAGAAAACGGGGTCAACGAACCGAGCAATGAAAAGCTGATCGAAAATCCGAAGGTCTACGATCTTTTCAGAAAAGAGATCAAAGCTCTGAACAACACCAAGAACGGGTTCAAATCCTTCGAGCAGGTTACACCTTTCATTCTCATCGCGAAACCTTTCGAAGTGGGTGAAGAACTCAACAACATGATGAAGATGAAACGTCACGTGATCACCGAAAAATACATCGACAAGATCAAGAAAATCTATTCTACAAACCAAGATTAA
- a CDS encoding TIGR00266 family protein: MNIEILSKPSYSFAKVLLNGGESIKAESGSMMSMSSGITIQTHKAQQGGFLKSLKAAFLGGESFWMNTFTASSGNGEVLLAPTLPGDVDRIDLSGTVYVQSSSFLASSPNIEMDTKFQGLKGFISGESLFFLKLSGSGPLLISSYGGIDVLNVDGEMIVDTGHIVAFDEGLNYEMTKFGGWKSFFLGGEGFVARFKGRGRVWIQSRNVPSLGSWFRDQLPPIKR, encoded by the coding sequence ATGAATATTGAAATTCTTAGCAAGCCGTCCTATAGTTTTGCGAAGGTTCTTCTGAACGGCGGAGAATCGATCAAGGCCGAATCCGGTTCCATGATGTCCATGAGTTCCGGAATCACGATTCAAACTCACAAGGCGCAACAGGGCGGATTTTTAAAAAGTTTAAAGGCCGCGTTTCTCGGCGGAGAATCGTTTTGGATGAACACATTCACCGCTTCCTCGGGTAACGGAGAGGTTCTACTTGCTCCGACCTTACCGGGCGACGTGGATCGGATCGATTTATCCGGAACCGTCTACGTTCAATCCAGTTCCTTCTTGGCTTCATCGCCTAACATCGAAATGGATACGAAGTTCCAAGGACTCAAAGGATTTATCAGCGGAGAATCGTTGTTCTTTCTAAAACTTTCAGGCAGTGGTCCTCTTTTGATTTCGAGTTACGGCGGAATCGACGTACTCAACGTCGACGGAGAAATGATCGTGGACACGGGTCATATTGTCGCGTTCGACGAAGGTTTGAACTATGAGATGACCAAGTTCGGCGGTTGGAAGTCCTTCTTTCTCGGCGGAGAAGGATTTGTCGCGCGGTTTAAGGGAAGAGGAAGAGTTTGGATTCAATCCAGAAACGTTCCTTCTTTGGGAAGTTGGTTCCGTGATCAACTGCCTCCGATCAAAAGATAA
- the lpxC gene encoding UDP-3-O-acyl-N-acetylglucosamine deacetylase: protein MKETIYRRSIQDTVRIKGIGLHSGKEVNLIAHPAPSGTGIVFEYRKGLEKASISAELSNVVDTSNATTLGDGLHRIQTVEHLLAAVYALGLTDLILEIDAVEVPIMDGSSLPFLQALESAGIVEFPEIVEPIYIQNPLWVVDGDKYLVLLPSDELKVTYTIDFNHPLLKGQNITISLDRERIKQEILPARTFGFLKDVEALQARGLAMGGSLDNAIVLTQDGYLNQQLRFENECVRHKILDLFGDISIAGRPIIGHYLASKAGHALDISMAKLVMSSVTGDEISKYKSRRIPLFKRKAAVV, encoded by the coding sequence ATGAAAGAAACGATATATAGAAGATCCATACAGGATACAGTTAGAATCAAGGGCATCGGCCTTCACTCCGGAAAAGAAGTGAACCTGATCGCTCATCCGGCCCCTTCCGGAACGGGAATCGTCTTTGAATACCGAAAAGGTTTGGAAAAAGCTTCCATTTCGGCGGAACTCAGCAACGTAGTCGATACGAGCAACGCAACCACTTTGGGTGACGGTCTTCATCGAATCCAAACTGTGGAGCACCTTTTGGCCGCGGTTTATGCGCTCGGTTTGACCGATCTCATTCTGGAAATCGACGCGGTCGAAGTCCCGATTATGGACGGTTCCTCCCTACCTTTCCTACAAGCCCTCGAATCGGCGGGAATCGTAGAATTTCCCGAAATCGTAGAACCGATCTACATTCAAAACCCTCTTTGGGTCGTAGACGGGGACAAATACCTGGTTTTACTTCCCAGCGACGAACTCAAAGTCACCTACACAATCGACTTCAACCACCCGCTTCTCAAAGGACAAAACATCACGATCTCCCTCGACCGGGAAAGAATCAAACAGGAGATTCTCCCCGCGAGAACCTTCGGATTCTTAAAGGACGTGGAAGCGCTTCAAGCGAGAGGACTTGCGATGGGCGGTTCTTTGGACAACGCGATCGTATTGACTCAGGACGGATATTTGAACCAACAACTCCGTTTCGAAAACGAATGCGTACGTCACAAGATTTTGGACTTATTCGGTGATATTTCCATCGCCGGTCGTCCGATCATCGGTCATTATCTCGCATCCAAAGCGGGACATGCCCTGGATATCTCCATGGCAAAACTCGTAATGAGCAGTGTGACCGGGGACGAAATCAGCAAATACAAAAGCCGGAGAATTCCACTTTTCAAAAGAAAAGCGGCAGTCGTCTAA
- a CDS encoding adenylate/guanylate cyclase domain-containing protein gives MLRFWAHSILCVPILFAISCKKFSNPESSLRPVQAGVADLSGVDFETSDPVRLDGEWNFQWSTLHTPDEVRVDLLQGYTQTIDVPGSWNEWVPSGESKKVGGAGFATYFVRIRLNPSLKGKLLTFKFPHAGTAYKAWIENQEIASSGTVADTAEVMNPKYVNRTKSFLVEKEEVLLTIQVSNFHHRKGGLRFDSVYIGSEEKIQALNSQRNTYTFFLMGSLVIMSIYHFGLFFLRKEDVAAFVFGIFCFLIASRLLFVGEVWITSVFPDIDWGWMYRLEYATLYLSAPVFTAFVRFVFTEEFYKKVIYVLFPIYFALTVFVFSTKPILFSLSLSTFQGIVVLNSLYLLYVIIKAAIHKKQGAISALIGFFAFILTIANDLLYYNEFYLTGFSNLLPFGVFIFIFFQSLILSQIFSNAFQSIKNLSRNLSLTNEAYSRFVPSEFLKFLDKRSIVDIQLGDQIQKEMTILFSDIRSFTDLSERLTPKENFNFLNSYLRRVSPVIQKNGGFIDKYIGDAIMALFPESVEDSINAAVEMQREIRTYNQHRLKLNYDPIKVGIGIHSGNLMLGIIGAYERMEGTVIADSVNVASRIEGLTKVYDTAILISDTILKKVKDPTAYNYRYIDRVKVKGKSESIVIYEVHDGQPDFIVDLMNQSKGPFERGIDQYQNRNFAETISYMEKVLEINPNDTPAQIYLKRAKFYLENGVVGDILEGS, from the coding sequence ATGTTGCGTTTTTGGGCCCATTCGATTCTATGTGTTCCGATTCTTTTTGCAATCTCTTGTAAAAAATTTTCAAATCCCGAATCTTCATTAAGACCGGTTCAGGCCGGGGTTGCCGACCTAAGCGGAGTCGACTTTGAAACAAGCGATCCCGTTCGGTTGGATGGAGAATGGAACTTTCAATGGTCCACGTTGCATACTCCGGACGAGGTCCGAGTCGATCTACTGCAAGGTTATACACAAACGATCGATGTTCCCGGAAGTTGGAACGAATGGGTTCCTTCCGGAGAATCCAAAAAAGTCGGTGGTGCGGGTTTTGCGACTTACTTCGTTCGAATTCGATTGAATCCTTCTCTAAAAGGAAAACTTCTTACATTCAAATTTCCTCATGCAGGAACCGCATACAAAGCTTGGATCGAAAATCAAGAAATAGCGTCGAGTGGAACCGTAGCGGATACGGCCGAGGTTATGAATCCTAAATACGTGAATAGAACCAAAAGTTTTCTCGTAGAAAAGGAAGAGGTTCTTCTTACGATACAGGTTTCCAACTTTCATCATAGAAAAGGAGGTCTTCGATTCGATTCCGTCTATATCGGGAGCGAAGAAAAGATACAGGCTCTCAATTCGCAAAGAAACACATATACGTTTTTTCTAATGGGAAGTCTGGTGATCATGTCCATTTATCATTTCGGTTTATTCTTCTTAAGAAAGGAGGACGTCGCCGCATTCGTTTTCGGAATTTTTTGTTTTTTGATCGCTTCCCGTCTTTTGTTTGTGGGAGAGGTTTGGATCACTTCCGTATTTCCGGACATCGATTGGGGCTGGATGTATCGACTTGAATATGCGACCTTGTATTTGTCCGCCCCGGTTTTTACCGCGTTCGTCCGTTTTGTTTTCACGGAAGAATTTTATAAAAAAGTAATCTACGTTTTGTTTCCGATCTATTTCGCCTTAACGGTTTTCGTATTTTCCACGAAGCCGATTCTTTTTTCTCTGAGTTTAAGCACGTTTCAGGGAATCGTAGTTCTGAATTCTCTTTATCTTTTATACGTGATTATCAAAGCCGCGATCCATAAAAAACAGGGAGCGATCTCCGCGTTGATCGGATTTTTTGCGTTCATTCTTACGATCGCGAACGATCTTTTGTATTACAACGAGTTTTATCTGACTGGATTTTCCAATCTTCTTCCTTTCGGAGTTTTTATTTTTATCTTTTTTCAATCCTTGATTCTTTCCCAGATCTTTTCAAACGCGTTTCAATCGATCAAAAATCTCTCAAGGAATTTGAGTCTTACCAACGAGGCATACAGTCGTTTTGTTCCTTCCGAGTTTTTGAAATTTTTGGACAAACGAAGCATCGTAGACATTCAGTTAGGCGATCAGATCCAAAAAGAGATGACGATTCTATTTTCGGACATACGTTCCTTCACGGACTTGAGCGAACGGTTAACTCCGAAAGAGAATTTTAACTTTCTAAATTCCTACTTGAGACGGGTCAGCCCCGTGATCCAAAAAAACGGCGGTTTTATCGATAAATATATCGGCGACGCGATCATGGCGTTGTTTCCCGAATCGGTAGAGGATTCGATCAACGCCGCCGTCGAGATGCAAAGGGAAATCCGAACCTACAACCAACATCGATTGAAACTGAATTACGATCCGATTAAGGTGGGAATCGGAATCCATTCAGGAAATCTAATGCTCGGAATCATAGGCGCATACGAAAGAATGGAAGGAACGGTGATCGCAGATTCGGTGAACGTCGCTTCCCGGATCGAGGGTCTTACGAAGGTCTATGATACGGCGATTTTGATCAGCGATACGATTCTTAAAAAAGTGAAGGACCCTACCGCATACAATTATCGTTATATAGATCGCGTAAAAGTGAAGGGCAAATCCGAAAGTATCGTCATCTACGAGGTGCACGACGGACAACCGGACTTCATCGTGGATCTGATGAACCAAAGCAAAGGACCGTTCGAACGCGGAATCGATCAGTATCAGAATAGGAATTTCGCCGAAACGATTTCGTATATGGAGAAGGTTCTGGAAATCAACCCGAACGACACTCCGGCTCAGATTTATCTCAAACGCGCCAAATTTTATCTCGAAAACGGCGTTGTCGGAGACATCTTAGAGGGTTCTTAA